Within the Phaseolus vulgaris cultivar G19833 chromosome 9, P. vulgaris v2.0, whole genome shotgun sequence genome, the region GCTAGGGTAATGCGGTGgtagaaaaaaatatgttgggcGTAGAACTTGAGAATACAAAAAATGAAAGTTATTTGCATtaagtatttgtgaaaataaaaacaacggAACACAATTTACCTTAAAAAACCTATAGCTTTGTTCCATTCGACATAATGTGCCTTGCTTCTGGCCTTTCTGAAAAACCCTCCGAGTAATACAACAGCTAATTATTTTCAAGTCGCTGCCATTTATtcgaaaaataaacaaatttgcCCAAAGTTTGCAATAAACATTCAACCTATTGAGTATTATAGTACATGGAAGTTTTCAGAACCCTGAGTGCACTATTTCGTAGATTTTTAGAACTTGGAAATTGATGTTGGGGGAATTTTCGAGAGGCACTCATGTCAACTATACTCGCTCTCAAACGGCAAATAAAGAAAGAACCCTTGCTAATCAAACCATTATGTAACTGGGCTCATGCTAATAATTGTcttgagagaaataaatacgCATACCATTAGTATAATTTTAATGAATAGCTTATGCAAATTTCCCAGTTTAATCTACAAGTTATGCATTTTGgtattattaaatagaaaattttTCATTAACAGCCCATCCTCTGTAGGCAACAGAAAAATGTTGATAGTCCTATCTGTTTGCTTCTTTTATAATACGGAGATCTTGTTCAAGTTGATCCACCcattaaattaataatgttaatctATGAATAGTCTCAGCACTGGATTCAAAAGAGCTCAAAATAAGTTAAATTAATCAAGTCTATCTTCAATTTATCTGGTATTATGATAATTCATTGCATATCTAATCAAGTCCACAAAGATGTATCCTGATATCTAATGCATAACCAAAGTATCACACCTACATTAATGAGATAACAAGTGGCACTAGAATTAGGAGTTAAACAATGAATTCGAATGCTTACAAGCTTCAAATTCAAGTGACTTACACCTCAAGATAATACACTGGGTAGATACAGGATTGGAAAATAATACAGATACAAACAAACAATTGCCATAACAATAATCTCAAGTGACCTACAAAATTCACTCTCCAAATAACTAAAGTTGCAAAGAAACAAAATTTAACATTCAGATCTCTCTGAAAACTTTCTCAGCTGCGGCTATTGTCTTTTTAATGTCATCAGAAGTATGTGCCAAGCTGGTGAAGCCAGCCTCAAACTGTGAAGGTGCCAAATAGACACCTTCTGCCAGCATTCCCCAAAAGAATCTAGCAAACTTGGCAGTATCACTCTTCTTAGCATCTTCAAAATTATACACAGGTCCTTCTGTGAAGAAAAACCCAAACATCCCACTTATATGCCCACCACATATTGCATGACCTGCCCTCTTCCCAGCTTCAATAATGCCCTGAACAAGCTCACCTGTGACTTTGTCCAAGTACTCGTAAGTTCCTGGCTCCTTAATACGCTGCAGGGTGTGTATGCCTGCAGTCATGGCCAAAGGGTTCCCACTCAAGGTCCCAGCCTGGTACATTGGGCCAGCTGGTGCCACCATCTCCATAATATCCCTCCTCCCACCATAAGCGCCCACGGGCAGACCTCCACCAATGATCTTTCCTAGAGTTGTTAAATCAGGAGTTATGCCAAAATACTCTTGAGCACCTCCATATGACAATCGAAATCCGGTCAtaacttcatcaaacacaagaAGTGTATTGTTCTCTTTGGTGATTTTGCGCAAGAAATTAAGAAATTCAAGTGTAGGAACAATGAAACCAGCGTTTCCAACAACAGGTTCCAGGAAAACGGCGGCAATTTGTCCTTTGTTATTCTCAAAGAGCTCTTCAACGGCCAATATGTCATTGTAGGGGGCTGTAAGGGTTTCATTTGTGGCAGCTTTGGGGATACCAGGGGAATCAGGAAGTCCTAAGGTGGCAACTCCACTACCAGCCTTAACAAGAAAAGTATCTGCATGGCCATGATAACACCCCTCAAACTTGATGATCTTATTCTGTCCTGTATAAGCACGTGCAAGACGGAGAGCACCCATGCAAGCTTCTGTGCCAGAATTGACAAACCGAACCATTTCAATGCTAGGGACGGCATCGATAACCAGCTTAGCCAAAGTGTTTTCCAACAAACAGGGTGCGCCAAAGCTTGTTCCTTTCTTCATGGTTTCACCTAGAGCTGCAAGCACCTGCCAATGTATTCCAACATATACGAGGTTTAATTTTCATTCAGTCAATGTAATGACCTTTACTCTGTCAATAAGAAAAATTTGACCCAATGGAAAAAACCTTGGAACTGACAGTTCATTCTAATTAAATCCAGTAATATAACCCtaccttttttctttttttcttacgGTGTTTTAGACTCTCATTCTGAGAGTAATTAACACAGTTCCATCTTCAGTATTCGAGCTTGAAACCACTAGTAATATATCATAaccctatatttttttttctattaaaatttataaacgaATGAATGGAAAAAGGGAAGGTTGGTTTTTACCTGATCATCAGCGTGACCAATAATAGCAGGACCCCAAGAACCGACGTAGTCAATGTACTCATTTCCATCGATGTCCCACATGCGAGACCCTTTCACCGAATCGATCACAATTGGTTGGCCACCCACCGATTTGAAGGCACGAACTGGGGAGTTCACACCTCCAGGCAACAACTCCTAACATCAgaatcaaaatcaaataaaatcattGAGTGTGATTCCAATTGCAGAGGAAGAGGTATCGTACCTTGGCAGCGGCGAAAGCCTCCTCGGACTTGGTAAGAGTGAGTTTTTTGTCGGTCTTGTGGTCAATGGAGACGGCCATAACGAGCGAGGGAGGAGTTGTTCTGCGTGTGAGTGAGGGAGAGGAAAGAGGCCTCCCTAGGGTTATCCTCGCTCCAGTGATAGCCGAAACAGCCATTAGAGACGAATGTGAAGTTGATGAGATCGGATATGCCACTCAGAGATAAGATTCTGTTTCTCAAA harbors:
- the LOC137821093 gene encoding glutamate-1-semialdehyde 2,1-aminomutase, chloroplastic, with amino-acid sequence MAVSAITGARITLGRPLSSPSLTRRTTPPSLVMAVSIDHKTDKKLTLTKSEEAFAAAKELLPGGVNSPVRAFKSVGGQPIVIDSVKGSRMWDIDGNEYIDYVGSWGPAIIGHADDQVLAALGETMKKGTSFGAPCLLENTLAKLVIDAVPSIEMVRFVNSGTEACMGALRLARAYTGQNKIIKFEGCYHGHADTFLVKAGSGVATLGLPDSPGIPKAATNETLTAPYNDILAVEELFENNKGQIAAVFLEPVVGNAGFIVPTLEFLNFLRKITKENNTLLVFDEVMTGFRLSYGGAQEYFGITPDLTTLGKIIGGGLPVGAYGGRRDIMEMVAPAGPMYQAGTLSGNPLAMTAGIHTLQRIKEPGTYEYLDKVTGELVQGIIEAGKRAGHAICGGHISGMFGFFFTEGPVYNFEDAKKSDTAKFARFFWGMLAEGVYLAPSQFEAGFTSLAHTSDDIKKTIAAAEKVFREI